From Brassica rapa cultivar Chiifu-401-42 chromosome A06, CAAS_Brap_v3.01, whole genome shotgun sequence:
TGATCTTCTTCAGACTGTtcattctttttattattaatagatTGTGGTTTGACctgtaaagttttttttttttttttttgttgtgtggGGTGAAACTGAAACAGATGCAATGCATGGAAGAGAGTGCGGAGTCGCTACGAATGCGATGCTTAAGGTTCTACAAAGGATGCAGAAAATACACGTAAAAACCCTCCTCCTCTTATTTCAACTATATActactctcttttctttttttttttttgttagaacaAAACATCTCCTCCTCGAGATTGTGATCTTTCTTTGGCTTTTATTTAATAAGGGAGGGACTTGGAGAAGGGTATGATGCAGACATTGGCTTTGTAAATGCTCTTGAATCTTTCGGTGGTGGCCCTGATGATCCCCTCTGCGTTGCTTTTGGCGGTACCCACCCTCCCTTTCTCTTTCCCTCACTGTCTCTTATTAGTAATCTAAAAACTCTGCATTTTACTTCTCCTTTAGGTCCTGTAATGACAAAGTTCACTATTGCTCTACGAGAAATTGGGACATACAAGGATGCTCTTCGTTCCCAGGTTCTACTACTACTACTCTCCTTGCTTTAGaggaatatttattttcattcgTCCTTCACTTCATGCTGTCTATGATGTCTTGTCAACAGGTAGAACATATGCTGAATGACAGATTGCATCAGTTTGTCAATGTTGATGTCCAAGAAGTTAAGGTGGTTAAAATCACTCCTCATTAAAATCCCTTTCAAAAATTCTTGCATATGCTCAAAACATTTTCTCACACCAGGAAGCACGTAAACGGTTTGACAAAGCTTCCATCGTCTACGACCAGGTGCGTTAAAGTAACTGACTTCACAATATGTCAACCTTTTTTTTCGGGCTCTGTTTGTATCTTCATTTTATGTGCATCTCTGAATGAAACAGGCACGAGAGAAACTTCTTTCATTAAGAAAGAGTACAAGATTGGATGTGGCTGCCACCATCGAGGAGGTATGTACACACATCCTCTAGCGTCAACAGATAACattcacttttttttcttctagataaaacttatttttggtAGAGAGACATTTTCAGGACTTACATAGCGCAAGAACAGCATTCGAGCAATCCCGGTTTCTTCTGGTAATTAAAGCACCTTTTATTATAATTCCTCGTGAATCTCCATGGTATTCGCTTATTATAACGtttgcttctcttcttcatgGCACAGGTTAGTGCACTCTCTCATGCGGAAGCTAAAAAGAGGTTTGAGTTCTTGGAAGCAGTCAGCCGGACAATGGATGCTCATCTCCGTTTCTTCAAACAggcaaaatcttttttttttaaaacattcttTTATAAGGCAAGAACCAGGGCTCGCTTTAAGTTTCAGTGGACCCTATTCAAATAGTATTAAAACGGACCTTAACATTAATGTTTTTTCATATCTTAGTGTAGAATTATTTATACTTTAGACCTTTAAATGTAAAGAAAATgtgtggaaaaaaaaattggacccTATACAATTGCACCATGTGCACATGCTTAGAGCCGTGGCAAGAACACATGTTTTTACAAAGAAACCTATCATACAACCAGAAATCATCAGCTCAACTAGAAAGAACACTGGTTATTGTTAGAAGTCTCTGGTTCAAGAGACCGTTAATATTACATGTTGTGGTTTCGGGGCAGGGTGATTGCAGATTTCTTTTCCTGCTTCCTGACATGATTTACTTGGTTCGCTTTCTCACAAGTGATTCTTTCTTTCAGGGATATGAGCTACTGCATCAAATGGAGCCTTTTATTAATCAGGTGTGGATAATAATACAAGAGACTCCTTGTACtatgattctttttttcttttttgattttgtttcttaTCCAAGTGATAGATATGCCATGAGCCATCTGTGTTGAATTGTAATTTTATTGCAGGTGTTGACTTATGCACACCAGTCTAGAGAATGTGCAAACTATGAAACGGCATCACTTAATGAAAGGATGCAAGAATACAAAAGGCAAGTTGATCGAGAAACTAGAAACTCAAATGGTTCTCCAACAGGGGATGGCATGAGACACAactcaagaaactctcaaaaaGTCATTGAGGCCGTCATGCAATCTGCTGCAAAAGGAAAGGTAAGTAAATGACTGAGGCTTGCTCACACTGTTTtgtcttttatatatttgttgacGTTTGTCTTACAGGTTCAGACTATAAGACAAGGGTATCTGTCTAAACGTTCCTCAAACTTGAGAGGTGACTGGAAAAGAAGGTTCTTTATTCTTGATAGCCGTGGCATGCTATACTATTACCGCAAGCAGTGGAATTGGTCTTCAGTAAGTTGCAAAACTAATGAACATATTAAGTTAGATAGACTTCCAACATAAAACAATTGGTGATAAAGTGAATTGATCCGTCTCTTTTATATACTAGTTGATATTCCTTCCAATTTCCAATGTGGGAGACTCTGTCTCTAATAGAACAATCCTATTTTTATCTTTGTTTGAGAAAACATATATGATGTATAGCATCATCACTGGCCTATGCACCAGGGAAATGGAAGCAGGTCTGCTGCTCAGAAGAATACGACTTCAGAAAACAGTCCTGGTCTGCTAAGTCGGTGGTTGTCTTCTCATTATCACGGTGATGAAAAACCAGTCGCACGTCACACTGTGAACCTGCTTACCTCAACTATCAAAGTTGATGCAGATCAGACGGATCTAAAATTCTGCTTTCGAATTATTTCACCTACAAAAGTTTATACATTGCAGGTATATTAGGGGAGAACACGACTTCTATCTCTTTTGTCCCCTGCGACTAACCAGAACTATTGAAATTGTTCAATGATATAGGCAGAGAATGCGCAAGATCAGATGGACTGGATCGAGAAGATAACTGGAGTTATTGCTTCTTTGCTAAGTTTCCAGACACCTGAAAGAGCAATCAATGTAAGTTTTTATCCTATATGTTGCTATTAGTGCTGAATCTTTCTTGTGTCTGTTTTAGCGCTTAAAATTTACCATTACTTGCAACTGGATCAGCGCCTTTCTACAGTGGACGGAGATACCTTCTCTGTGAGTGATTCCGGTTCTGTAGCAGATCCACATGATGTGGAGCAGGCAGAAAGTGGAGAATCCACAGTGGAAAATAATCACATGACTGGGGGAAAACGTTCGAGGTTCTCAGGGTGCTTGCAGCAACATGATATGATGGCAAAGCCAATTGATGTCTTGACCAAAGTATTGGGGAATGAGAAATGTGCAGACTGTGGTGCTCCTGAACCTGATTGGGCCTCTTTGAATCTCGGTGTCCTCATATGTATTGAATGTTCTGGTATACATCGTAACCTTGGTGTCCACATTTCAAAGGTAAGCCAATTAAAATCTAATAGTCTCCCACTCTTTTCTCACTAAAGTAGTCTTGAATTAGGTTTGCGCGGTCGGTTCATTCTGGTATCCgcttttttgggttttttaaAAGGTATCATTctgatattataaaaaattcGAGTTGGATCATATCGGGTTCATGTGGGCTCGTTTTGATGAGTAGGAACCGGAAAATAACCAAACTATCAGTTAGAATATTTTATATCCATTGTCCATACTTacccaaaaatatttattacataTGATTCGAatcattctatttttatttgaaagtaAACATGGATATGATTTGCGTTTGAGAATTTTGTAtccaaattatttaattttatccataaatatctaaaatgaataatatattttccCCAATTTTGACTATaactaatataattatatatatatacatatacatatatatatatatatgatcggATATGTTCGGATACTCATTCGTTTGAGAGCGTGATCCAATACAGTACCGATTTTTCAGTTATAATAATTTAGTACCGGTTCAAGTATTTAAGATGGGTTCAATCGATATGAGACCCCCTTTTTTGAGTTGGTTCGGGTCAGGTTTTCACGTGCAGATATTATGCCCACTCCTACTTGAATTTTCCCATTTTAAGAGTAGCTCTACAAATTTGGTATGAAGTATATTCAAACTTGTCAAGTGCAGGTCAGATCGCTCACGCTTGATGTTAAAGTATGGGAACCATCGGTCTTGACGTTGTTTCAGTCGTTAGGTAACGTATATGTAAACTCAGTGTGGGAGGAGTTGTTGAACTCAGAGAGTAGATCTTCGGGGTAAGTAGCTACGCATTCTCATCATGTTGTATTTGTTCGGAGACAAACTACTTCTTACATGTATTTACAGTCATCAAACCCTTTTCTACTTATTAGCACTCCCAAGTCAGATCAACCAAGAAAGTTTCTTGCAAGGAAGCCTGGTTTTAGTGACCCCATATCTATGAAAGAGTTGTTCATCCACGCAAAGGTATTCTTAATATCAGTCGATGAGGTAATAACCAAAGTTTTTATGAAGATCTCATGTTTGTCCATTGCTAACTCCAGTACTCAGAGAGGATATTTGTCCGCAAAGCAATAGACAGTCAGCATTTCCAGGCAGTTTTCCAAGAGATTTGGGAGAATGTGCGTGCTAACGACAAGAAATCAGTTTACAAACACATTGTCTGCTACCAAGCAGATGTGAATGCTCTACGTGGACAAGCATCGTACACCGTGTCTTTACCCTTATCAAAGATGATGGAGCTGGAGGTAAAGGAGGAAACCCTTGCAGCCAAATTCAAGAGAATCGAAGAGGAGTTTCAAGAGAATCCAGAGGGCTATTCTGACTCGACAGGGGATGGGGAAAGTATGGTCAGAGAAGAAGCTTCAAAGGACTGCTCTTTGCTTCACCTTGCTTGTATTTATGCGGATATTGGTATGGTGGAATTATTGCTTCAGTATGGTGCAAAAATAAATGCAACTGATTCAAAAGGTCGGACTCCACTTCATCATTGTATCATCAGCAGGAGATATGCAATTGCAAGGTTGCTACTTATGAGGTGAACTCCGTATAAATTCCTCTTTAGATTTCTTACAATACTGGTCTTTAAACTTGACAGAAATTAAAAGTGTGGTGCAATGAATCAATCACAGGGGAGGAGATCCAAACGCTGAGGATAAAGACAGTTACACACCGGTCAAATATGCTTTAGAGACAGACCTCAATGACAGCGAACTAATTGCATTATTAACAGACTCCAGAAGATGATAATAtgtgatgaaaaaaaaataaccacTTTGCTTTTACTTTTTGAAAGCAGAAGACGGTACAGCACTAGAAAAGTGTTGCTCTACTTGAACTCTTTTCGCCTGTTAGTTCGTTTTGTTCATGAGGAGCCTAGAGAATACATGTAGATTTTCTTTGGTGCTTGCTAGGTTGATGATATACTGGTTTATACTCTGGTGTACATATGTTCTTTAATGGGGTTGTATGTTCTGTAAGATGGAAACCTCTGTTTCTGTTGTTTGTGTAAATGAAAAGGCAGACACCATTGTTGTGTGTTCTTCTGTTCAGCTTTATGTTTTCAGACACAACTTTGTGGTTTTGCGCATCCGGGAACCTGCTTTGATGGCCAGAGGGATTGTCAATTCATCAATAGTGACCAATCcgatttttattttcatttgatttcATCTGTTTGGAATTTGGATCAGATCCTGTGTTTATAGCACGTTCTTTGTCCATCAATTCTTAAACCCAAAAAAACTGTATTTGCAATGTTAACGATTTCAATGTAACATTCAGTACatcttctataaaaaaaaacctGAAATGCAGATTTAGTGACGCAAAATATGATCCTCTGCTCAAAGAAGTCGGAAAATTTGCAGTTTGAAAACAGCTCCCATGCGTCTCTTATTCATCATCAACTTCAGAGTGCCATCATGATGACAAGGTGAAGGCAAATCAGTAAGTGAAGAGTTACTGGGCAGACATACAAGCTCTTCCAGGAACAGGAACAGCAACCGCAAGTTCTCAACGGTAACTTGACAAATAAACAATGGCATATCATTCCCAACCACCTTGCTTAGGTTTAGGTAAGACCTGTATTCGGTCACATAAAACAAAAGTTTGACATTCAGAAGATGGAGACCGACTAGATTCGTCTGGTGATACTCAGTTTAAGAGGATAGAGGACGAACCTTCGGGCAATTTCAAGTCGGTCAAGAAATTTGCCTAAAGCCCGCCGTCTTGTTTATAGCTAAAAAGAACAAGGAGGAAGGTTATCTGCTTGTGGCTTCCCGTCTTAAATCTATGGAGCTGCATCTGCTTCCATCCTCTCGTTTGAAGAAATACCCTCATTAATCAACTCAACGAGACTCGAAGAATCGGAAATATATTTGAGACGTATCATGTTCTCCATAACCTTCTCAGCTGCCTCCATTCCTCCCACTTTAGCAAAACCAGAGAGTAGAGCCCGGCATGTCGATATACTTAGCTTACACCCGTCCACAGCAGCGTTCTTGGCAAACATTTCATCCACGAACGCTAGTGCTTTTGTCTTCATCCCTTCTTTCAGGAAAGCAGTAATGATGACACTGTACATTATGCTGTCTGGTTCAATTCCTGAGGCAATGGCCTCGTCGAATATAGCAAACATTTCCAATCTCCTACCCATTTTATCACACCCGTTTAGAAGAGATGTGTAAGTTACAACACTAGGCATCAGGTTTGCCTTGTGCATGTCCTGCAATAGCTCCTTTCCAGCTTCCAAATTTCCTTCCCTGCATAAATAATCTATCATGATGTTGTAAGTTACGTCATTGGGCTTGCCATGCTTATCAAGCGACCCGTCCATCACCATATTTatcagttttgtttttaattctgTTTTTCCGAACTTCAAAACCCAGTTGATCAAAGCATTGAAGGGGGCGGTAGAAGAACCACAACTCATCTCTTCTGTCTCGAAGATGGCTATAGCTCTTTCCAAATCGTTCCATCTGCAACACCCATCCACAAGTGTCGTGTACACAAAACTGTCAGGAGCTAATCCCTTTAATTTCATCTCGTCAAATAACCGAAAAGCCTCTTCTAGATCCCCATATTTGCAACAACCATCTATGATTGTACAGTACGTCACTGCATTAGGGGGGAAACCTTTTCCTGACATTCCGTTGAAAATTTCTTTAGCTCTTTCGATGTCACCAGACCTGCAAAAGCCACCAAGCAACATGTTGTATATGATGACATTAGGAGTCACACCTTCTTGAACCATCTCATCAAAAATACGAGAAGCCGTTTCCATATTTCCCAACTTAGAAAACCCATCAATGAGTGTACCGTAAGAGAATACATCAGGTGCTATACCCTTTCCACGCATTTCCTGGAATATCTCCTCCGCACCGTCTACTTTACCATTTTTAACGAGACCATTCATAAGAACAGTGTATGTCTTAGCATCCCCTGGAATCCCTTGTTCAACCATGGATCTGAATGCCGAACACGCCTCAATTACTTTTCCCTTTTTGCAATACTCATTGATCAGACCCGTGCACAAGACCTTATTTGGAACCACACCACATTCCACCATctctttaaaatatttctctGCGGATGCAAATTCCCCTGCTTCTATATATCCACTGATAAAAGCCCCGTAGGTGAAAGCATCAGGCTTTAATCCGTTTTCAACCATTTCAACCAGATAAGACCTTGCTTCGTCCATCCTTTTGGCCTTTGAAAGACCAATTATAAGGGAATTGTAGCAGAATGTGTCTGGTGCAATCCCTTGTTCCTTCATTTCTTTCAGCACCCTCACCGCATCTCCAAACCTACCTTTTTGGAGAAAGGTTTTGATCAATGTTGTGAATATAACCACATTGGGTCTACAGCCGCTTGCACCCATCTCCTTCACAATCTTATAAGCTCCATCGATATCCCCAGAAGAACACATGCACTTAACCGTTATACCATAAATATATGGAGATATGACAATGTTCCTCCTTTTCATTTCAACAAGTAACTCATAACCCTTAAGTGCATTCTTTCCTTGAACGTATCCCTCGACCAAACTAGCAAAAGCTCGAGCACC
This genomic window contains:
- the LOC103874635 gene encoding ADP-ribosylation factor GTPase-activating protein AGD1 isoform X1, whose translation is MQHFAKLDDSPMFRQQMQCMEESAESLRMRCLRFYKGCRKYTEGLGEGYDADIGFVNALESFGGGPDDPLCVAFGGTHPPFLFPSLSLISNLKTLHFTSPLGPVMTKFTIALREIGTYKDALRSQVEHMLNDRLHQFVNVDVQEVKEARKRFDKASIVYDQAREKLLSLRKSTRLDVAATIEEDLHSARTAFEQSRFLLVSALSHAEAKKRFEFLEAVSRTMDAHLRFFKQGYELLHQMEPFINQVLTYAHQSRECANYETASLNERMQEYKRQVDRETRNSNGSPTGDGMRHNSRNSQKVIEAVMQSAAKGKVQTIRQGYLSKRSSNLRGDWKRRFFILDSRGMLYYYRKQWNWSSGNGSRSAAQKNTTSENSPGLLSRWLSSHYHGDEKPVARHTVNLLTSTIKVDADQTDLKFCFRIISPTKVYTLQAENAQDQMDWIEKITGVIASLLSFQTPERAINRLSTVDGDTFSVSDSGSVADPHDVEQAESGESTVENNHMTGGKRSRFSGCLQQHDMMAKPIDVLTKVLGNEKCADCGAPEPDWASLNLGVLICIECSGIHRNLGVHISKVRSLTLDVKVWEPSVLTLFQSLGNVYVNSVWEELLNSESRSSGTPKSDQPRKFLARKPGFSDPISMKELFIHAKYSERIFVRKAIDSQHFQAVFQEIWENVRANDKKSVYKHIVCYQADVNALRGQASYTVSLPLSKMMELEVKEETLAAKFKRIEEEFQENPEGYSDSTGDGESMVREEASKDCSLLHLACIYADIGMVELLLQYGAKINATDSKGRTPLHHCIISRRYAIARLLLMRGGDPNAEDKDSYTPVKYALETDLNDSELIALLTDSRR
- the LOC103874635 gene encoding ADP-ribosylation factor GTPase-activating protein AGD1 isoform X2; translation: MQHFAKLDDSPMFRQQMQCMEESAESLRMRCLRFYKGCRKYTEGLGEGYDADIGFVNALESFGGGPDDPLCVAFGGPVMTKFTIALREIGTYKDALRSQVEHMLNDRLHQFVNVDVQEVKEARKRFDKASIVYDQAREKLLSLRKSTRLDVAATIEEDLHSARTAFEQSRFLLVSALSHAEAKKRFEFLEAVSRTMDAHLRFFKQGYELLHQMEPFINQVLTYAHQSRECANYETASLNERMQEYKRQVDRETRNSNGSPTGDGMRHNSRNSQKVIEAVMQSAAKGKVQTIRQGYLSKRSSNLRGDWKRRFFILDSRGMLYYYRKQWNWSSGNGSRSAAQKNTTSENSPGLLSRWLSSHYHGDEKPVARHTVNLLTSTIKVDADQTDLKFCFRIISPTKVYTLQAENAQDQMDWIEKITGVIASLLSFQTPERAINRLSTVDGDTFSVSDSGSVADPHDVEQAESGESTVENNHMTGGKRSRFSGCLQQHDMMAKPIDVLTKVLGNEKCADCGAPEPDWASLNLGVLICIECSGIHRNLGVHISKVRSLTLDVKVWEPSVLTLFQSLGNVYVNSVWEELLNSESRSSGTPKSDQPRKFLARKPGFSDPISMKELFIHAKYSERIFVRKAIDSQHFQAVFQEIWENVRANDKKSVYKHIVCYQADVNALRGQASYTVSLPLSKMMELEVKEETLAAKFKRIEEEFQENPEGYSDSTGDGESMVREEASKDCSLLHLACIYADIGMVELLLQYGAKINATDSKGRTPLHHCIISRRYAIARLLLMRGGDPNAEDKDSYTPVKYALETDLNDSELIALLTDSRR
- the LOC103874637 gene encoding pentatricopeptide repeat-containing protein At5g61990, mitochondrial, giving the protein MISSTLFRSRCLLLRSFSVQIGKPPDASAEIAGILNTANWRDALVSSNLAAEINPDVVLSVLRSKRVDDPAKLLSFFNWVDSQKVTEQKLDSFSFLALGLCSFGSLGQARSVVIRMIERKWPVSEVLSSVARCSRELSDGGGVVYGILIDVYIDKGFLDEAAFVITNTKDLVLDSSRCNVLLDAFLKRNRLDLFWDVYNEMAERSLVFDVHSYEKLIVAHCRGGNVQLAKDVLLKAEEKFGMVSVAVYGLVNEALCKKGDVDEALELKKRMIIKGLVPSKQSFNILVGGMCKRKRLDDAKALVVEMNSFGVFPDNITCSILIEGLLKGRDADAANGLVHEMVSLGMNIDPKMYDSYICVMSKEGAMEKAKALFDGMIASGVTPGARAFASLVEGYVQGKNALKGYELLVEMKRRNIVISPYIYGITVKCMCSSGDIDGAYKIVKEMGASGCRPNVVIFTTLIKTFLQKGRFGDAVRVLKEMKEQGIAPDTFCYNSLIIGLSKAKRMDEARSYLVEMVENGLKPDAFTYGAFISGYIEAGEFASAEKYFKEMVECGVVPNKVLCTGLINEYCKKGKVIEACSAFRSMVEQGIPGDAKTYTVLMNGLVKNGKVDGAEEIFQEMRGKGIAPDVFSYGTLIDGFSKLGNMETASRIFDEMVQEGVTPNVIIYNMLLGGFCRSGDIERAKEIFNGMSGKGFPPNAVTYCTIIDGCCKYGDLEEAFRLFDEMKLKGLAPDSFVYTTLVDGCCRWNDLERAIAIFETEEMSCGSSTAPFNALINWVLKFGKTELKTKLINMVMDGSLDKHGKPNDVTYNIMIDYLCREGNLEAGKELLQDMHKANLMPSVVTYTSLLNGCDKMGRRLEMFAIFDEAIASGIEPDSIMYSVIITAFLKEGMKTKALAFVDEMFAKNAAVDGCKLSISTCRALLSGFAKVGGMEAAEKVMENMIRLKYISDSSSLVELINEGISSNERMEADAAP